Proteins co-encoded in one Astatotilapia calliptera chromosome 18, fAstCal1.2, whole genome shotgun sequence genomic window:
- the capn10 gene encoding calpain-10 isoform X3 — protein sequence MKEEGRDECGGPALYEDPDFRCVDASLFSGSSTPLARLQGDITWLRPQVKEICPSPALFPSSISLGHAKQGLLGDCWFLCACTFLLKNKQLLNKVLPEDQPQWGDSRYRGCFHFCFWQQGHWTEVTIDDRLPCINSSLCFSRCHSPTAFWVALLEKAYAKLRGSYERLWAGQVSEALVDLTGGLAERWSLGDFGSEEEQQTAQDSDQVRKRRLDLNLLDPVKDDCVLSCSTHSTPGGLTELDQYHALTVMEWLDVKKVSGGEVRLLRIRNPWGRRYWGGAWVWRGAGWDSVAPDCASELQARVAEGEFWLDEAEFMSQFDDVTVGYPIRNLLTHGHQLAGRWVKGHSAGGSRNCGSYGSNPKFWLKVCERGEVVVSLLQCRKWRNTEKYAQTPVEDSNNTKHQHYQAIALHLWKVEKKRFNLSRMLNRPPRASTHCHTYEREVVLHGQLEPGFYLLIPSTYQPGAEACFLIRVFSFSSISLSAMKSPAPPLPLTADSEWETSYFHGSWVEGKTAGGSRNFLSHWQNPFFPFTVSDDPAVTSGVNVRVTLHQSRPDTDLHPIGFHIYKVVEGQSEQMISRDEDPVASCVPHCYMQDVSLACSLPPGAYSIVPSTYQPDCSAGFTLSLARRIQRKVVKSQERLGKAVQEVSHVSVMQS from the exons ATGAAAGAAGAGGGCAGGGACGAGTGCGGAGGTCCAGCTCTGTATGAGGACCCGGACTTCCGCTGTGTGGACGCCTCCCTGTTCTCTGGCAGCTCCACGCCTCTGGCCAGACTGCAGGGAGACATCACCTGGCTACGGCCCCAA GTCAAGGAGATCTGCCCGTCACCAGCTCTCTTCCCAAGCAGCATCAGCCTGGGGCATGCAAAGCAAGGCCTGTTAGGAGACTGCTGGTTCCTCTGTGCGTGCACCTTCCTGCTCAAGAACAAACAGCTTTTAAACAAG GTTCTGCCTGAAGATCAGCCACAGTGGGGTGACAGCAGGTACAGAGGctgctttcatttttgcttttggcAGCAGGGACACTGGACAGAGGTGACCATTGACGACCGCCTGCCCTGCATTAATTCATCTCTTTGCTTCTCACGCTGCCACTCCCCCACTGCCTTTTGGGTTGCCCTGTTGGAGAAGGCCTATGCCAA GCTTCGTGGTTCATACGAGCGACTGTGGGCAGGTCAGGTGTCCGAGGCCCTGGTGGACTTGACAGGTGGTCTAGCTGAGCGATGGAGCCTGGGTGACTTTGGCTCGGAGGAGGAGCAGCAAACAGCACAGGACAGTGACCAAGTCAGAAAGAGAAGGCTGGACCTGAACCTTCTGGACCCTGTGAAGGATGACTGTGTGCTCAGCTGCTCCACTCACAGCACGCCCGGAG GACTCACTGAGCTGGATCAGTACCACGCTCTGACTGTCATGGAGTGGCTGGATGTGAAGAAGGTGTCAGGGGGTGAAGTACGGCTGCTAAGGATCAGAAATCCTTGGGGAAGACGCTACTGGGGAGGAGCCTGGGTATGGAG AGGTGCAGGTTGGGATTCTGTTGCCCCTGATTGTGCTTCGGAGCTACAAGCCAGGGTGGCAGAGGGTGAATTCTGGTTGGACGAGGCTGAATTTATGTCCCAGTTTGATGACGTCACAGTGGGCTATCCCATCA GAAACCTGCTGACACACGGTCATCAGCTGGCTGGTCGCTGGGTAAAAGGGCACTCTGCTGGCGGTAGCCGAAACTGCGGCAGCTACGGCAGCAACCCCAAGTTTTGGCTTAAAGTGTGCGAAAGAGGAGAGGTGGTGGTGTCTCTGTTGCAGTGCCGGAAAtggagaaacacagagaaatatGCACAAACCCCAGTCGAGGACAGCAACAATACAAAGCACCAGCATTACCAGGCCATCGCGCTGCACTTGTGGAAG GTGGAAAAGAAGCGTTTCAATCTGAGCCGGATGTTGAACAGACCTCCTCGCGCTTCTACTCACTGCCATACCTACGAGAGAGAGGTGGTTCTCCACGGGCAGCTGGAGCCCGGATTCTACCTTCTCATCCCCAGCACCTACCAGCCAGGAGCCGAGGCCTGCTTTCTCATCAGGgtcttttccttctcttccatctccctcag TGCCATGAAAAGCCCAGCACCCCCACTGCCTTTAACAGCAGACAGTGAGTGGGAGACCAGCTACTTCCACGGCTCGTGGGTTGAGGGAAAGACAGCCGGAGGAAGCAGGAACTTCCTGTCTCACTGGCAGAACCCCTTCTTCCCTTTTACAGTTTCTGATGATCCAGCAGTGACATCAGGAGTTAACGTCAGGGTTACCCTGCACCAGAGCCGGCCTGATACGGATCTGCACCCTATTGGCTTCCACATTTATAAG GTAGTAGAAGGACAATCTGAGCAGATGATATCCAGGGATGAGGATCCTGTGGCCAGCTGTGTccctcactgttacatgcaggACGTCAGTCTGGCCTGTTCACTTCCTCCGGGGGCTTACTCCATAGTGCCGTCCACTTATCAGCCCGACTGCTCTGCAGGCTTCACTCTGAGCCTCGCTCGCAGAATACAAAG gaAAGTAGTGAAAAGCCAGGAAAGGCTCGGGAAAGCCGTTCAGGAG GTTTCTCACGTCTCTGTGATGCAGAGCTAG
- the capn10 gene encoding calpain-10 isoform X1 codes for MKEEGRDECGGPALYEDPDFRCVDASLFSGSSTPLARLQGDITWLRPQVKEICPSPALFPSSISLGHAKQGLLGDCWFLCACTFLLKNKQLLNKVLPEDQPQWGDSRYRGCFHFCFWQQGHWTEVTIDDRLPCINSSLCFSRCHSPTAFWVALLEKAYAKLRGSYERLWAGQVSEALVDLTGGLAERWSLGDFGSEEEQQTAQDSDQVRKRRLDLNLLDPVKDDCVLSCSTHSTPGGLTELDQYHALTVMEWLDVKKVSGGEVRLLRIRNPWGRRYWGGAWVWRGAGWDSVAPDCASELQARVAEGEFWLDEAEFMSQFDDVTVGYPISEEGHLKSIYTGNLLTHGHQLAGRWVKGHSAGGSRNCGSYGSNPKFWLKVCERGEVVVSLLQCRKWRNTEKYAQTPVEDSNNTKHQHYQAIALHLWKVEKKRFNLSRMLNRPPRASTHCHTYEREVVLHGQLEPGFYLLIPSTYQPGAEACFLIRVFSFSSISLSAMKSPAPPLPLTADSEWETSYFHGSWVEGKTAGGSRNFLSHWQNPFFPFTVSDDPAVTSGVNVRVTLHQSRPDTDLHPIGFHIYKVVEGQSEQMISRDEDPVASCVPHCYMQDVSLACSLPPGAYSIVPSTYQPDCSAGFTLSLARRIQRKVVKSQERLGKAVQEVSHVSVMQS; via the exons ATGAAAGAAGAGGGCAGGGACGAGTGCGGAGGTCCAGCTCTGTATGAGGACCCGGACTTCCGCTGTGTGGACGCCTCCCTGTTCTCTGGCAGCTCCACGCCTCTGGCCAGACTGCAGGGAGACATCACCTGGCTACGGCCCCAA GTCAAGGAGATCTGCCCGTCACCAGCTCTCTTCCCAAGCAGCATCAGCCTGGGGCATGCAAAGCAAGGCCTGTTAGGAGACTGCTGGTTCCTCTGTGCGTGCACCTTCCTGCTCAAGAACAAACAGCTTTTAAACAAG GTTCTGCCTGAAGATCAGCCACAGTGGGGTGACAGCAGGTACAGAGGctgctttcatttttgcttttggcAGCAGGGACACTGGACAGAGGTGACCATTGACGACCGCCTGCCCTGCATTAATTCATCTCTTTGCTTCTCACGCTGCCACTCCCCCACTGCCTTTTGGGTTGCCCTGTTGGAGAAGGCCTATGCCAA GCTTCGTGGTTCATACGAGCGACTGTGGGCAGGTCAGGTGTCCGAGGCCCTGGTGGACTTGACAGGTGGTCTAGCTGAGCGATGGAGCCTGGGTGACTTTGGCTCGGAGGAGGAGCAGCAAACAGCACAGGACAGTGACCAAGTCAGAAAGAGAAGGCTGGACCTGAACCTTCTGGACCCTGTGAAGGATGACTGTGTGCTCAGCTGCTCCACTCACAGCACGCCCGGAG GACTCACTGAGCTGGATCAGTACCACGCTCTGACTGTCATGGAGTGGCTGGATGTGAAGAAGGTGTCAGGGGGTGAAGTACGGCTGCTAAGGATCAGAAATCCTTGGGGAAGACGCTACTGGGGAGGAGCCTGGGTATGGAG AGGTGCAGGTTGGGATTCTGTTGCCCCTGATTGTGCTTCGGAGCTACAAGCCAGGGTGGCAGAGGGTGAATTCTGGTTGGACGAGGCTGAATTTATGTCCCAGTTTGATGACGTCACAGTGGGCTATCCCATCAGTGAGGAAGGACACTTGAAGAGCATTTATACTG GAAACCTGCTGACACACGGTCATCAGCTGGCTGGTCGCTGGGTAAAAGGGCACTCTGCTGGCGGTAGCCGAAACTGCGGCAGCTACGGCAGCAACCCCAAGTTTTGGCTTAAAGTGTGCGAAAGAGGAGAGGTGGTGGTGTCTCTGTTGCAGTGCCGGAAAtggagaaacacagagaaatatGCACAAACCCCAGTCGAGGACAGCAACAATACAAAGCACCAGCATTACCAGGCCATCGCGCTGCACTTGTGGAAG GTGGAAAAGAAGCGTTTCAATCTGAGCCGGATGTTGAACAGACCTCCTCGCGCTTCTACTCACTGCCATACCTACGAGAGAGAGGTGGTTCTCCACGGGCAGCTGGAGCCCGGATTCTACCTTCTCATCCCCAGCACCTACCAGCCAGGAGCCGAGGCCTGCTTTCTCATCAGGgtcttttccttctcttccatctccctcag TGCCATGAAAAGCCCAGCACCCCCACTGCCTTTAACAGCAGACAGTGAGTGGGAGACCAGCTACTTCCACGGCTCGTGGGTTGAGGGAAAGACAGCCGGAGGAAGCAGGAACTTCCTGTCTCACTGGCAGAACCCCTTCTTCCCTTTTACAGTTTCTGATGATCCAGCAGTGACATCAGGAGTTAACGTCAGGGTTACCCTGCACCAGAGCCGGCCTGATACGGATCTGCACCCTATTGGCTTCCACATTTATAAG GTAGTAGAAGGACAATCTGAGCAGATGATATCCAGGGATGAGGATCCTGTGGCCAGCTGTGTccctcactgttacatgcaggACGTCAGTCTGGCCTGTTCACTTCCTCCGGGGGCTTACTCCATAGTGCCGTCCACTTATCAGCCCGACTGCTCTGCAGGCTTCACTCTGAGCCTCGCTCGCAGAATACAAAG gaAAGTAGTGAAAAGCCAGGAAAGGCTCGGGAAAGCCGTTCAGGAG GTTTCTCACGTCTCTGTGATGCAGAGCTAG
- the capn10 gene encoding calpain-10 isoform X2, which yields MKEEGRDECGGPALYEDPDFRCVDASLFSGSSTPLARLQGDITWLRPQEICPSPALFPSSISLGHAKQGLLGDCWFLCACTFLLKNKQLLNKVLPEDQPQWGDSRYRGCFHFCFWQQGHWTEVTIDDRLPCINSSLCFSRCHSPTAFWVALLEKAYAKLRGSYERLWAGQVSEALVDLTGGLAERWSLGDFGSEEEQQTAQDSDQVRKRRLDLNLLDPVKDDCVLSCSTHSTPGGLTELDQYHALTVMEWLDVKKVSGGEVRLLRIRNPWGRRYWGGAWVWRGAGWDSVAPDCASELQARVAEGEFWLDEAEFMSQFDDVTVGYPISEEGHLKSIYTGNLLTHGHQLAGRWVKGHSAGGSRNCGSYGSNPKFWLKVCERGEVVVSLLQCRKWRNTEKYAQTPVEDSNNTKHQHYQAIALHLWKVEKKRFNLSRMLNRPPRASTHCHTYEREVVLHGQLEPGFYLLIPSTYQPGAEACFLIRVFSFSSISLSAMKSPAPPLPLTADSEWETSYFHGSWVEGKTAGGSRNFLSHWQNPFFPFTVSDDPAVTSGVNVRVTLHQSRPDTDLHPIGFHIYKVVEGQSEQMISRDEDPVASCVPHCYMQDVSLACSLPPGAYSIVPSTYQPDCSAGFTLSLARRIQRKVVKSQERLGKAVQEVSHVSVMQS from the exons ATGAAAGAAGAGGGCAGGGACGAGTGCGGAGGTCCAGCTCTGTATGAGGACCCGGACTTCCGCTGTGTGGACGCCTCCCTGTTCTCTGGCAGCTCCACGCCTCTGGCCAGACTGCAGGGAGACATCACCTGGCTACGGCCCCAA GAGATCTGCCCGTCACCAGCTCTCTTCCCAAGCAGCATCAGCCTGGGGCATGCAAAGCAAGGCCTGTTAGGAGACTGCTGGTTCCTCTGTGCGTGCACCTTCCTGCTCAAGAACAAACAGCTTTTAAACAAG GTTCTGCCTGAAGATCAGCCACAGTGGGGTGACAGCAGGTACAGAGGctgctttcatttttgcttttggcAGCAGGGACACTGGACAGAGGTGACCATTGACGACCGCCTGCCCTGCATTAATTCATCTCTTTGCTTCTCACGCTGCCACTCCCCCACTGCCTTTTGGGTTGCCCTGTTGGAGAAGGCCTATGCCAA GCTTCGTGGTTCATACGAGCGACTGTGGGCAGGTCAGGTGTCCGAGGCCCTGGTGGACTTGACAGGTGGTCTAGCTGAGCGATGGAGCCTGGGTGACTTTGGCTCGGAGGAGGAGCAGCAAACAGCACAGGACAGTGACCAAGTCAGAAAGAGAAGGCTGGACCTGAACCTTCTGGACCCTGTGAAGGATGACTGTGTGCTCAGCTGCTCCACTCACAGCACGCCCGGAG GACTCACTGAGCTGGATCAGTACCACGCTCTGACTGTCATGGAGTGGCTGGATGTGAAGAAGGTGTCAGGGGGTGAAGTACGGCTGCTAAGGATCAGAAATCCTTGGGGAAGACGCTACTGGGGAGGAGCCTGGGTATGGAG AGGTGCAGGTTGGGATTCTGTTGCCCCTGATTGTGCTTCGGAGCTACAAGCCAGGGTGGCAGAGGGTGAATTCTGGTTGGACGAGGCTGAATTTATGTCCCAGTTTGATGACGTCACAGTGGGCTATCCCATCAGTGAGGAAGGACACTTGAAGAGCATTTATACTG GAAACCTGCTGACACACGGTCATCAGCTGGCTGGTCGCTGGGTAAAAGGGCACTCTGCTGGCGGTAGCCGAAACTGCGGCAGCTACGGCAGCAACCCCAAGTTTTGGCTTAAAGTGTGCGAAAGAGGAGAGGTGGTGGTGTCTCTGTTGCAGTGCCGGAAAtggagaaacacagagaaatatGCACAAACCCCAGTCGAGGACAGCAACAATACAAAGCACCAGCATTACCAGGCCATCGCGCTGCACTTGTGGAAG GTGGAAAAGAAGCGTTTCAATCTGAGCCGGATGTTGAACAGACCTCCTCGCGCTTCTACTCACTGCCATACCTACGAGAGAGAGGTGGTTCTCCACGGGCAGCTGGAGCCCGGATTCTACCTTCTCATCCCCAGCACCTACCAGCCAGGAGCCGAGGCCTGCTTTCTCATCAGGgtcttttccttctcttccatctccctcag TGCCATGAAAAGCCCAGCACCCCCACTGCCTTTAACAGCAGACAGTGAGTGGGAGACCAGCTACTTCCACGGCTCGTGGGTTGAGGGAAAGACAGCCGGAGGAAGCAGGAACTTCCTGTCTCACTGGCAGAACCCCTTCTTCCCTTTTACAGTTTCTGATGATCCAGCAGTGACATCAGGAGTTAACGTCAGGGTTACCCTGCACCAGAGCCGGCCTGATACGGATCTGCACCCTATTGGCTTCCACATTTATAAG GTAGTAGAAGGACAATCTGAGCAGATGATATCCAGGGATGAGGATCCTGTGGCCAGCTGTGTccctcactgttacatgcaggACGTCAGTCTGGCCTGTTCACTTCCTCCGGGGGCTTACTCCATAGTGCCGTCCACTTATCAGCCCGACTGCTCTGCAGGCTTCACTCTGAGCCTCGCTCGCAGAATACAAAG gaAAGTAGTGAAAAGCCAGGAAAGGCTCGGGAAAGCCGTTCAGGAG GTTTCTCACGTCTCTGTGATGCAGAGCTAG
- the ccl20a.4 gene encoding C-C motif chemokine 20, with amino-acid sequence MAKFAVRVSVLLVLLLVALDESSSNKYCCTRYQQNPVSVKRLKSYTVQDDNCKLKAIIFKTVKNRHICANPEDEWVKIAIQLLPRKH; translated from the exons ATGGCAAAGTTCGCCGTGCGTGTCTCGGTACTGCTGGTGTTGCTGCTGGTGGCACTGGATGAAAGCA GTTCCAATAAATATTGCTGCACACGGTACCAGCAAAACCCTGTCTCAGTAAAAAGGCTGAAAAGCTACACAGTCCAAGATGACAACTGCAAACTCAAGGCAATAAT ttTCAAGACTGTGAAAAACAGACATATCTGTGCCAATCCTGAAGACGAGTGGGTGAAAATTGCTATTCAGTTACTGCCACG aaaacactga
- the LOC113011060 gene encoding C-C motif chemokine 20-like has product MVTIKAMAMVIALTICLTANSSDGYRYCCRRYMTGRLRDLEIKGYSVQTIKEMCPIDAIIFHTKKGKACANPALKWVMDAVDRLRNKAQKIHQNNSL; this is encoded by the exons ATGGTGACAATCAAAGCCATGGCGATGGTGATCGCACTCACTATTTGTCTGACTGCGAACAGTTCTGACG GCTATCGTTACTGCTGTCGAAGATATATGACAGGCCGATTACGAGATCTTGAAATTAAGGGGTACTCAGTCCAGACTATTAAGGAGATGTGTCCCATTGATGCCATCAT tttcCACACAAAGAAGGGGAAAGCATGCGCCAATCCAGCTCTGAAGTGGGTGATGGACGCTGTTGATCGTTTAAG GAATAAAGCGCAGAAGATCCACCAGAACAACTCACTGTAG